In the Diceros bicornis minor isolate mBicDic1 chromosome X, mDicBic1.mat.cur, whole genome shotgun sequence genome, caaaagagtgaaattgaACCctcatcttacaccatacacaaaaatcaattcaaaacagattaaagacttaaaagtaGGAGAGGGATTCAAAATGGCAGTATAGATAGAttctgaactcacttcctcccatgGATGCAACAAATATACACacgcgtatatatatatatatatatatatatataagataaaaGGACCACACTGAGACAGGTAGGAGAGGCAAAGACACGCTCTTGCCAAAACTCCCACCCCCAGTGTGGTGACCCACGATCAGGAGgaatctcaataaataaataaatggagcttATCCATGAAAATCAAGGGGTTTGTACTCCACACCAGACACCCCAACCCTTGGGATCTGCAGTGGAGGGATGAGCCCTCCATAcgtctggctttgaaaaccaatggggcTTACATCaatgtatgaatggataaagaagatgtggtgtatatatatgcatatatatatatacatatatatgtacatacacaatggaatactactcagccataaaaaagaataaattcttcTCATTTgacacaacatgaatgaaccctgtggatattacactaagtgaaataagttagatggagaaagacaaataccgtttGATTTCGCTCATGtttggaatctaaaacaaacaaaacaagaacaaactcatagacacagagaatagattggtggttaccagagtggaaggagGTTGGGATGGGCAAATGGGTGAGAGGAGTCAATCATATGGTGATAGATGGTAACCAGACTTCTGGTGGTgatcgctttgtagtatatacagatgtcaaattataatattgtacacttgaaacttatataacgttatataccaattttacctcaacaaaaaaaagacttaaaagtaagacctgaaactgtaaatctCCCAGAGGAAAATAGAGGGGAGAAGCTTCATgtcattggtctgggcaatgatttcttggatatgacactaaaaacACAGGCAGCAAaaccaaaaatcaacaagtgggaatATATCAAACTAAAATGTTCTGCACAGCAATGTTCTGAcatatcaacagagtgaaaagaaaatctatgaaatagtagaaaacatttgaaaactctgataaggagttaatatctaagatatataaagaactcccacaactcattAGTAAAAAACCAagtaacctgattaaaaaacgggcaaaggacttgaatagatgtaTCTCCAAACAAAAAGACATACAAGTggtcaacaaataaatgaataaatgctcAATTTCACTAATAATcaagtaaatgcaaatcaaaaccacaaggagatatcacctcacacctgttaatatatctattatcaaaaagaaacatataacaagtgttggtgaggatgtgtagAAGGTGGAACCTTTCTACACTGTTGGGAATATATAATAGTGTAGcgacaatggaaaacagtatggagtttcctcaaaacattaaaaatataactaccatatgatccagtttcCCACTtatgggtatttacccaaaataaTGTAAATCAGCATCTTGAAGGGATATTTATACCGCCatatttactgcagcattattcacaatttccaagaTGTTAACTTAATATcgatcaacagatgagtggataaagaaaatatggtatagccatacaatgaatattattcagccttaaaatgaaggaaatcctgccgtATGTGACATCATGagtgaactttgaggacattatgctaagtgtaatAAGCCAGTCTCAGAAGGACTAATACTGCACGATTCCACCTACATGGGGTATCTAAAATAGTAACACTGATAGAAgcaggaagtagaatggtggttgccaaggaccAGGGGGAGGGGCAAATTCAAATTTACTGTTGAacaagtttgaaattttaggattTTCACTGGCCTGAAAATCCTCTGCGCTCTGCTTGTACATCCCTCCCaccactccacacacacacccctggaaaccactggtctttttattgtctccatagttttgccttttccagagtgtcatatagttggaatcacacagtatgtatgattggcttttttcacttagtaatatagacaaattttttctctatgtctcttcatgacttgatagctcatttctttttagcattgaataatattccattgattgGATGTAACACAatgtatttattcactcatcTACTAAAGAACATGttggttgtttccacattttggcagtcataaataaagctgctataaacatccatgtgcaggtttttatgtggacataagttttcaactctctttgataaataccaaggagcatgaccACTGGATTTTATGGTAAGAGagagtttagttttgtaagaaactactaacttgggccggcacggtggcttagcgcttaagtgcacgcactctgctgctgggggcctgaGTTCGGacctggtgcgcactgacacaccacttctccagccatgctgaggccgcgtcccacatacagcaactagaaggatgtgcaactatgacatacaactatctactggggctttgggggagaaaaaggaggaggattgacgttggatgtaagctcagggctgatcttcctcacaaaaaaaaagaaactactaaCTTGCCAAACttgctgtatcattttgcattcccaccagcagtgaatgagagttcttgttgctccacCAGCATTttatgttgtcagtgttctggattttggccattctactaggtgtgtaatggtattttgttgttgctttaatttaaatttttttgatgacatatgatgtggggcatcttttcgtatgcttaTTCCTTACTTGTATGTCTTCTGTGGTGAgctgtctgttaaggtctttgttccattttttaatcatgttgttttctttttttttttttgaggaagatcagccctgatctaacatccaatgccaatcctcctctttttttctgaggaagattggccctgagctaacatttgtgcccatcttcctctactttatatgggacaccgccacatcatggcttgacaagtggtgcatcagtgcacccccaggatctgaacctgtgaatcccaggccaccaaagtggagcacgcacgcTGAACCATtatgccatcaggctggccccaatcatgttgttttcttactgtagagttttaagagttatttatgcATCTTGGATAacaaccctttatcagatatacattttgcaaatattttttccaagtctgtgccttatattttcatcttttcatatttaataTTACAAAGTGGTAGCTCTGGAAATTAGATTCTTTCTCCTCGttaacatttttttgttgttgctgtttttttttttttggttgttgctgttgttattggttgtttagtgatttttattaaaaatttttgtgtagtctttattctttgtcatgtgtggccaTTGATATCTCTATTCAGTTAACTTAATTTTCAGATAattattggaaaaatatttcttcaggTGGGTGGAACTAAAAACTCTCCAAGTTCTTACTAAAGGGATTTATCCGTGTGTTGTGGCATGACTTCAACACTTAGCCAGGCAGTTTAAAAGTCTACCTTAGCCTCCATTTCCTTCTTGTGCAGAGCCTCAAAGTTAGCTAAAGGTAGGTGCTTAAGGCCTGCTCAAATTTTGCCTGAGCACACACACAGTCCTGTACATGTGCAGAGCCCCATACATGTTCGTGGCCTTTTAGATCCTAAGAATATGCTGAGACTTTTAAAAGCCTACTATGGACATTTGATCCTCAGAttttccttttaagctttttACTTTGGCTATTGTTTAACACAGCTGTTATCCACCATCTCTGGAAGTTAGAATGCTCAACAATTGCCTCTGATTTCTTTTCAGTAATGCCTCCAGGAAAAAAGCTGTTCACACTGGAAAAACTATGAGTCAGGTCAACTACAGACAATTTCGTGAGTTGGGTCTTCCAGAAACCACCAGACAAATctaaaaatgacaatttttgaAGATGGGACTTTAAAGGACCTCCAAACCAATTCCATCTTCTGTAAGTGCTGGTAGGCTTCTAGTTTTCACTGCGATtgtggtctgttcattttcaaaGCAAATCTGCATCTGTGGAGGGGAGAATAGGAATAAGGaaaagttaaaatgccacaacgTATGCTGGTCTTACGTTCAGCCACTTTCTTGAATAATACTCCTGGCATTTTATACCTAATATTCACTTGGAGAATTTCTATGAAACTGAAAATTTTGATAAGAATATTAGAAAGTGAATATCAGAGACAATGACTTTTGTCTATTTGGATAGATGTTGGCTTCGGTTAAAGTAAATAacacaaataaatttttatgacatccagcctttgtggaaaagccTACAAAATTACTTTATCTGGAATTAACAACTTgcaaaaatgcattttaaaaagctatttaatGACATAATATCTGATTATCATAGCTGTCAGCTTTTTCCATAAttagagtaagaaaaataaaaatgaagtaaattaCTACCACGGGTAGATAATGAACACTAAAAGGCTTATGGAAATAGATGGGGATACTGTAGGCAGTACACAGTGTGTTCCTTGAATTCATGGTGCATTATTATATACTAGAATGTAACTGGCTTTTAATGCAATATGGTGACAAAGATAAAATCTCCTCTATTTGAAATGTGAGATTATATCAATTCTAAAGGATAAGAGGGAATTATTTAACAAATGATATGTTTATGTATCTACAGAACACTTAAAATTCTGGATATAATGCATTAATATGTTTCCATGCATGGCTTGGATGAAGGAACTTTAAAAGCCTATAAAAATCAATCTTCAATCCAGAACGGTAAATAGAGTGATAGATCTGATATTTATCCAGAGAAATTTGCTATATTTGGTGGCCTACATGGTTGTTAATAAATGCAGAAACAAGAGGAAAATAGCGGACACAAATAGGGTGAGAGGTATCATTTGAACCCCACACACAAAGCTGTGACCCCTGAAGAAAGAAACCCACACAATGAGTGAAATAGAAAAAGCCTATCCTGAGAATTCCTAAACATATCCTACACTTAGGATTTAAGAACAGGATTCAATGCACCTATACAGCTTATAAATCACAGAGCTAAAATTTTAGTTTAAAGTGGTCCTCGCTTTATAGTATCAAGAGCAAAAGCAAATTCTCTCTAGTGGAATTCACTTTAAAGACAGACCTCAAagaaattttacagatgaagggccaagaacattattttataacaaaaatatcactAGAACATTAAGAATCTAGTCTGTATAAGCTAGAGTCAGCTAGAAtcagaatacaaaataaatcccACACTTAGACCGAAAAAACACTACATATTTTACAATTATGTGTTACAATATATGAAATAAAGTATAATATGTTTAAGTAAATTAAGTCAATATTTAAATCTGTGATGAataagtgaccattaaaaatcaTGAAGCAGTTTTGGAAAGGAAAGacaaaacttctagaaatgataaatatgattatttatattagaaataaaataatattagatATACAGTTGATGTGGCAATTATAAATTGACGTTGCTACACAGAACATTAGTAAATTGAAAACAGAAGTTATACAGAAAGCAGCATAGAAAGAGGCTGGAAATGCAATAAAGTTAAATCAAGTATTGAAATAGAAGTTCAAATATGTTAATATGAATAtgatagaggagagagagaataggaaagaacaataatgagaaaaattaacTAAGAACCTTCCAGAATTGATGAAAGGCACTAATTACTAAgtcaaaaaaaaacactaaatgaGTATCAagcaggaaaaattattttaaaaagttttacctACACAAATTGCAGAAAAAATGCACAACACTGAgggccaaaagaaaaaagaaatatactaccaaacaaaggaatgaagaacatatTTACAGGTAGTGATGAGATGGAGTCAGTTCATACCACTTTGCAAGATTTGATCGCTTAATTGACTTAAAGCATGACAGAGTAAGGAGCACTTCAGACATACTTCAAGCAAAACtggcaaaaattattttaaaataaaccgtTTAAAAACTATGGAAATGATCCTAAAGACAtgcagaaaatgaagaaacatttattcaagaaaacctATTGAAATTTGATAGTAACAATGAAAGTCTGCGGTATTTGAATTGAAACCTGgtccttccctcccccttcctAACTCACTGAGAGAGAAACTTCAGACTTGTTCATCCCAGAACACAGGACTCTCTGTTCCTAGAGCTTCCAATTGTCGACTATCTATCTTCTAGGGAGGAGCAGCATTCCTCATTTTGCCCCCAGCTACCTGTAGTTAATGTTGTAACAAGTAGGTGAGAATGAGAGGTGTAGGTTCTTTTTTTCTGCTCAGCCCATACACCACACAGTGGCACAGAAGCTTAACTATGACGCAGAATCACTGAGAATACTGGGATCCTGACTGCCCTTGCCCTGGCTCATATAGTAGTGGTTCCATACCAGGAGAGGCAAGCCAAGAACACCTGAGGACACTCTCTCCTCTACTGAATGCTCAGCTCCTACAGGAGAGTTACTGAAAGAGAAACATGCTGTTGTCTtcactcccagctccagagccttgGCTCAGTGCTTATACCAGAAGCAAGAggctgaaaaaatatataccttcTAATTACATCACAAAGGAACTGATTTCATTTAGAACACAGTGTGGAGAAATGCAAGCCTATAGGCACTCTTAGAAAACACTGGAGGTTATGGTGAACAGCGATTGGAAAAATATTGGGAAGGACCTTGAAGACAATATACTAAATGAATGAAGTcagacaaaagaccacatattatgtgATTTCAATTATATGAAAAAAGTGGAAGAGATAAATTTATAGACAGAAAATATATTAGTGGAGTTTAGGGCTCAAGAGGACAGTCTGAAGAGAGTGATACCTaaaggatacagagtttcttttcgaagtgaagaaaatgttctaaacttgACATTTGTGATGTTCCCACATATcagtgaatatactgaaaatcaTGGAAATGTACACTATAAATGGGTGAATGTATTACATGTAacatttatctcaataaagctgttaaaaacaagaaaacaaatataagggagaagaaaagaaagggtgTTCCAAGCACCACTGGAACTGCATTATGGGCATTCTCAATCCAATCTGAATCTGTGTCTGGCGCATAGTTTCTCCCCTTAGCAAAGGGAAGGGTATTTTTGTCATCCTCAGTTCAGCACAGAAGCCAGTTTTCTGGGACAAGCCCACAGGTGGGCTGCTTCACTTGGTTCTAAGGCTAGGCTTTTGCTTCAGGTTCACAGACTTATTAAAGCTGTCTATAGGTATGGTTTGGTTTTGTCTGTTTCATATTTCACTGAGCTAGGAGTACTGGTAGCTCAGAGACCCCGCCCCTTAAAATCCCTCTGATGCTCTCTGAGGATAATTGTTGCCTTGACTAGATTGTTACATAGGGGCTATCATCACTGAAATTGGCTCAGCAGGCCCTGAGCTGCCTGAAAGAGGACAAGGTTCACGGGTTGAGGATGGGGTGTTCTGGGGGATTGGGAACAGCCTGCTAGCTCCAGCTGAGTAACAACCTGAGAACACTGGAATCCTGTGGCTTTAAAACTTCCAGAGGTACTTATTATCTCACAAAGTGGCCAAgtgttctttctttgttttggtgAAGTTCAGAAGAGCATGCTGCAGACATGTTTAACCCACACCTATTAGATATGCCAGCTGTGATTTTTGACAATGGATCAGGACTCTGCAAAGCAGGCCTGTCTGGAGAGCTTGGACCCCGCCATGTCTTCAGTCCTGTCATGGGGCATCCTAAATTCAACATGCTTTTGTCAGAAGCCAATCAGAAAAAGTATTTTGTGGGGGACAAAGCCCTGTACAAGTATGAGACCTTGCATTTGCACTACCCCATTGAGCGTGGACTGGTAACAGAATGGGATGACATGGAGAAACTCTGGAAGTATCTTTTTGAGTGGGAACTGGGAGTAAAACCCTGTCAACAGCCTGTGCTCATGGTCGAGCCCTCTTTGAACCCAAGGGAAACTCGAGAGAAGATGGCAGAAATGATGTTTGAGACCTTCAATGTGCCTGCCTTCTACCTGTCCAACCATGCAGTGGTAGCACTCTATGCTTCTGCCTCTGTCACGGGCCTAGTGGTGGACAGCGGGGATGGGGTCACTTGCACTGTCCCCATCTTTGAGGGTTACTCCCTGCCTCACGCTGTCACCAAGCTCTACGTGGCAGGAACGGACATCACAGAGCACCTCACCCGAGTCCTCCTTGCTACTGGGAGTACCTTCCCTTGCATACTCAACAAGGCCTTAGTGAATGACATCAAGGAGAAGCTGTGCTATGTAGCCTTGGAGCCTGAAAAAAAACTATGTAAGAGGCCAGAGGAGGTCCTGA is a window encoding:
- the ACTRT1 gene encoding actin-related protein T1; translation: MFNPHLLDMPAVIFDNGSGLCKAGLSGELGPRHVFSPVMGHPKFNMLLSEANQKKYFVGDKALYKYETLHLHYPIERGLVTEWDDMEKLWKYLFEWELGVKPCQQPVLMVEPSLNPRETREKMAEMMFETFNVPAFYLSNHAVVALYASASVTGLVVDSGDGVTCTVPIFEGYSLPHAVTKLYVAGTDITEHLTRVLLATGSTFPCILNKALVNDIKEKLCYVALEPEKKLCKRPEEVLREYKLPDGNVIHIGDQLYQVPEILFAPDQLGIHNPGLSKMVSISIMKCDIDIQKNLFAEIVLSGGTTLFPGLEERLMKELEQLASRGTPIKITASPDRCFSAWIGASIVTSLSSFKQMWITSADFMEFGTYVVQRKCF